One stretch of Psilocybe cubensis strain MGC-MH-2018 chromosome 6, whole genome shotgun sequence DNA includes these proteins:
- a CDS encoding UDP-N-acetylglucosamine transporter YEA4: MAVRRRNATETVPAPSTLQAKGSNGSKPEQSSTVGVSEVAPALLDFYTALTMLFGGCCSNVISYEQLLNMNPRFGSAMTFCQTLFIATQSLPSFLTFSGSGFLPRLKPRQVPLQLWAIQVLVLTTGSLLNNWAFAYNVPITIFIVFRSAGKCFYPTMDADNKQFCIGLPVSMLFGFLILKKRYSVRQLISIIMVTAGVIVVTLSRATSSTETQTHKLSSDDFSKYFIGISMLTVSLFCGGLLGMLQEQTYTKYGPCWQEGMFYTHALSLPIYIFLGHDIQQGIVSLYNSPSNIPAFQAFGILAGNLLTQLICVSGVNRLSSQVSSVSTNIALTVRKALSLCFSVWWFGTDWNAQLGIGAFMVFFGSFMYTLNSDKIKKE; this comes from the exons ATGGCTGTGCGACGCAGGAATGCGACGGAAACTGTCCCGGCGCCCAGTACCTTACAGGCTAAAGGGAGCAATGGGTCCAAACCAGAGCAATCGTCCACAGTGGGCGTATCCGAGGTAGCGCCGGCCCTGCTGGATTTCTATACG GCACTTACTATGCTATTTGGAGGCTGCTGCTC CAATGTCATTTCGTACGAGCAATTGCTCAACATGAACCCTCGCTTTG GTTCAGCTATGACTTTTTGCCAGACCTTGTTTATCGCAACGCAATCACTGCCGTCGTTTCTGACATTTTCTGGCTCTGGATTTCTCCCTCGGCTCAAGCCGCGACAAGTTCCATTGCAACTATGGGCGATTCAAGTTCTTGTTCTTACGACAGGGTCTTTACTCAATAACTGGGCTTTTGCTTACAATGTCCCCATCACTATTTTCATTGTCTTTCGCTCTGCAGGCAAGTGCTTTTACCCAACCATGGACGCAGACAATAAACAATTTTGTATAGGCCTTCCTGTGTCTATGCTTTTCGGCTTCCTTATCTTAAAGAAACGGTATTCTGTTCGACAGTTG ATATCCATAATAATGGTCACTGCAGGAGTGATAGTCGTCACTCTTTCAAGGGCAACGTCCAGCACCGAAACTCAGACCCACAAACTATCTTCAGACGACTTCAGCAAATATTTTATTGGTATTTCTATGCTAACTGTTTCTCTCTTTTGCGGAGGACTTCTGGGTATGCTTCAAGAGCAGACCTACACAAAATATGGGCCATGCTGGCAAGAAGGCATGTTTTATACT CATGCACTCTCGCTGCCTATATATATCTTCCTTGGCCACGATATACAACAAGGAATTGTTAGTCTTTACAATTCACCGTCGAACATCCCAGCATTCCAAGCTTTTGGAATTCTTGCTGGTAATTTATTGACCCAATTGATTTGTGTCTCTGGGGTGAATCGACTAAGCTCG CAAGTTTCCTCCGTTTCCACAAACATTGCACTCACTGTACGCAAAGCTTTGAGTCTATGCTTTAGCGTGTGGTGGTTTGGGACTGATTGGAACGCGCAACTGGGTATCGGAGCCTTTATGGTCTTCTTTGGCAGCTTCATGTACACTCTAAATTCTGATAAAATCAAGAAGGAATGA
- a CDS encoding putative methyltransferase C70.08c — MASTANDQTNRRDASGWSASHYNKTASFVYSLAFTTPVLELLAAQPGERILDVGCGSGEVTKIIQEVVERGDGGVVVGTDLSESMITKAKENGIKHAFIADAQDLEYPRDEPGFPEKFDAVFSNAALHWCKRDPLGVLTGIRKVLKPGGRVAVEMGGFMNAIGVRSALHDVVRSKGRDPEELDPWYFPSMEDYVKLLVTAGFEPTHISLTPRITPLPTGLYDWLDLFARNSFLRDFTDEEAREIMRDVEDRCRGDCRDASGKWAMMYTRLRFTAVLKPDEMLNQ, encoded by the exons ATGGCTTCAACAGCGAACGACCAGACAAATAGACGTGATGCCTCTGGGTGGTCGGCTTCGCACTACAACAAAACAGCATCGTTTGTCTACTCATTAGCGTTCACCACCCCTGTTCTCGAACTCTTGGCGGCTCAGCCAGGGGAACGAATTCTGGACGTTGGGTGCGGCAGTGGAGAGGTAACAAAGATCATCCAGGAAGTCGTCGAACGAGGCGATGGAGGTGTTGTAGTGGGCACTGATCTCAGCGAAAGCATG ATCACGAAAGCGAAGGAAAACGGCATCAAGCATGCGTTTATTGCAGACGCACAAGATTTGGAATATCCACGAGACGAGCCTGGGTTTCCAGAAAAGTTTGACGCGGTGTTCAGCAACGCGGCTTTGCATTGGTGTAAGAGAGATCCGCTTGGTGTCCTCACCGGTATTCGCAAGGTTCTCAAACCCGGGGGTAGAGTTGCCGTCGAGATGGGGGGTTTTATGAACGCGATAG GCGTGAGATCCGCATTGCATGATGTTGTACGATCAAAGGGTCGGGATCCTGAAGAGTTAGATCCCTGGTATTTCCCATCCATGGAAGACTATGTCAAG CTCCTAGTCACAGCAGGCTTTGAACCGACCCACATATCTCTGACTCCGCGAATCACCCCGCTGCCCACAGGGCTGTACGACTGGCTCGATCTGTTCGCTCGCAACTCTTTTCTGCGAGACTTCACGGACGAGGAAGCACGCGAGATCATGAGGGATGTCGAGGATAGATGCCGCGGGGACTGTCGGGATGCCAGCGGCAAGTGGGCGATGATGTACACCCGACTTCGATTCACTGCTGTCCTGAAGCCAGATGAGATGCTGAATCAATGA
- a CDS encoding Protein vip1: MSPSSVNVSGIAPTTTKAQLNDFFTISSIDYEEKGNTAIISFEKPNAAKTALMLNGGALDGATLTVTSDVAHHDEDHTSSGPHVEQSDKPRAGIAAEYLARGYKLSDHILQRAIEIDEKQGISSNFLNYFHSLDKSVGERALGPDQTVTAKLQATVDSAAQQARAVDEQRGISKAAHDYYQRAITSPFGQKVKAFYTQTSKQVLDIHEEARRIADQEKAQAASAAGSDSKAHSTPVVN; encoded by the exons ATGTCTCCATCCTCTGTCAAT GTCTCCGGCATCGCTCCCACCACAACCAAGGCTCAGTTAAACGACTTCTTCAC GATTAGTTCAATTGACTATGAAGAAAAGGGGAATACTGCCATAATCTCGTTCGAGAAGCCCAATGCTGCTAAAACGGCCTTGATG CTCAACGGAGGTGCCCTCGATGGCGCTACTCTGACCGTTACTTCCGATGTGGCCCACCATGATGAAGATCACACATCTTCTGGCCCCCACGTCGAACAATCAGACAAACCTCGTGCCGGCA TTGCCGCTGAGTATCTTGCAAGGGGATATAAACTATCTGACCATATTCTCCAACGAGCTATTGAAATCGACG AGAAGCAAGGCATTTCGTCCAACTTCTTAAATTACTTCCATTCTTTGGACAAGTCGGTTGGCGAACGCGCATTAGGCCCAGATCAAACTGTAACAGCCAAGCTTCAAGCAACTGTTGACAGTGCTGCTCAGCAGGCAAGAGCTGTTGACGAGCAGAGGGGAATCTCCAAAGCCGCCCATGAC TACTACCAAAGAGCCATAACGTCGCCCTTTGGCCAGAAGGTCAAAGCCTTTTATACCCAAACGTCAAAACAAGTTCTCGATATCCATGAAGAAGCTCGCCGGATTGCCGATCAAGAGAAAGCTCAGGCAGCATCTGCTGCTGGCTCCGATTCCAAGGCCCATTCTACTCCCGTCGTTAATTGA
- a CDS encoding Septation initiation network scaffold protein cdc11 — MSNPVPAWQTEELQDEWPEEEEGAEEEENNLSYGSRSVSLTVPLSTHIHTTADFEPDVTPSGSGRAPAGTFVVREEVAHAPLLPKTPGRNKKNAIKDFFTPLPLERMFEPPSPPVQDGHASRASNPSPLSHVSNAQTVEEVEQAEEEEEEDEIMETDMPNMNSFHGRKATQGCQFTFAMPRSGPSRPSPLPQAQSTPNPPTVANNVAPLTDPRLRLFQFQYDTYTREHLSALVDSIAINTPSGTGTGTTATPTSFNNGLSRVSEVTGTAANMSHMRSTKRIKLSPSSDLYGGSPPQATIARPKIYGKDYVGESLSLMQKIKQARDYSTISTVASTQTNSPSVVEEESAKKKSDRYLNLKQQQQPSGSQRKPSFLAVPEQTSSNPSSSGTASQSTSYSSSSYRQKAAALMDQIKSDVKRQKRIFSGDTETSHVTTHVEDSDTSIMASVKSVSDIKENSRHSHRRTSSLKKNLISRASPRKQGKQNIEDTDIAHNLSRLSIQQQQPQQQHPIVNVTLIPASQSVLPSNIPHEIGQDGQQRAPPPSSLAPPSYPSNSVRLSTNEDMNRFVSSSTTASGTTITAGSAPSFVKHAGPAHIRTIAPTDLPSLPERFGDMLFDKVMMRWVKNTAQATMDPEKAINQTEELSDDPFGDIESLRDDSRPAEGNTQPAASPSPEPQQEEEQFEHAEEEEGANEDEGPVVVSAGAGVGEMSRISEHSEVEDAEELELSNFSTDASVQSAHIVHLMTGVDTAEYEDETSDSEDDHDLHTATQRAEINDAEFDSEYEDSPSRNNRTVDVLSPPRRVPSVSAPASASVPGPLHPEQQQQQQQQFLTVQTVQVHAVTSFSTPSRGHSSLMAGTPVIKSAMKSNSVTPTSALKNGSYRHNYQTPDHKKAHHRSVSFSDGKREGPIQGIGASGGGPQSVRSKRIADLMDALEYSDLDEEDSPSKVSSSGRPEELQPLGSRQQRASATSGSISPASNVGGATSPRRAFSRTYSNASSSSNKQRAQSSPGRQQSFAKANGTFLTECSFGVAHDRLVEVITDVQPFEPHWEELASIDLSGAKLESVARLKEFLPRLDALSLNNNELAWLSGIPGTVRTLSVAHNFHLLNLENLDISNNEVESLRQLECLRHLRELRADGNKITSADGLQRMDGLVKLSLQGNVIERIDFGQYRWSRLEMLNISHNCLDRMQGLSSLQSLIALNADMNKLGELEVSGTMGRLRILRVSGNRLKNLDVGRMMNLRTLYADNNGLAGLVKVDRLTKLENLSVRNQSNPLKSDFMVEPCYNLVYLELAGCRLTALPEGMARLLPNLRVLNLNYNFLEDVRALEGLTRLKKLTIIGSRLKNSKPLIRLAQKMPEAEMLDFRMNPCTLGWYLPVLMSEGGGAVSEGGRGGAGWQELDSAFRRDLPDGAYIGRLAYRGLIMESCAGLVQLDGVRVSWKERRKAGQLLEGILGRKRTGAKDSEFITDISPSVTPPILLLLLLTTAPPPRPDSLDYDSRRMSSSAASTADTDSSSILSRPEKRSLTPADDPQPKKQRASGDPPAWDIDSASSTHSYEKHSPDAALDHAKVQLPSISTTFEDSYRHDVRRASLPTLRHAPYPPTSLRQNYTHAPGTQSSLSSYTFPAPADDHQDRRPRVSTDVPFGGSASYDQYPSSGLSTGTTPSSSFSHFNEVRTPGLSPYSESESWNPSPSGIVRPSSTPGQLSSPAVKYDDGLRHASFSAPMSQAHMFGSARISGQHDRRSMSGIKGDWSFPNQDFVLPSGNQQYSPSLGPAAPNISVSSPSRSPPSMPSSALVDRPTRKRGKLPKETTDYLKAWLHRHSDHPYPSEEEKKQLCHATGLSMSQVSNWMINARRRILAPAHRAASGPTTTAPFPPSGRSASLSGLLDPMGRRASMPAADALQLYHPMTLQSMPNSPNGHHHSSDYSSRHMMGMSSSRSTHHLGGGGGMYDSHSSSRHMGLYSQGGSHSSGGAHTQSSGYGMSSDVPLSAPPSLSGNPFSSHGGSHGSSGQGMYPSLLPSPRSSSQQQYFNDAPSHSG, encoded by the exons ATGTCCAATCCTGTCCCTGCATGGCAGACCGAAGAGCTCCAGGACGAGTGGcccgaggaagaggaaggcgcagaagaggaagagaataATTTGTCCTATGGCAGCCGATCCGTATCTCTTACTGTACCCCTTAGCACCCACATCCATACCACTGCCGATTTTGAACCCGACGTCACACCCTCTGGAAGTGGCCGGGCACCAGCTGGCACTTTTGTGGTGCGAGAAGAAGTTGCGCATGCTCCTTTACTACCCAAGACACCAGGTCGGAACAAGAAGAACGCAATTAAGGATTTCTTTACACCACTGCCACTCGAAAGAATGTTCGAACCTCCATCACCACCAGTCCAGGATGGACACGCTTCAAGAGCATCTAATCCAAGTCCATTATCACATGTGTCAAATGCTCAGACTGTGGAGGAAGTAGAGCAAgctgaggaagaggaagaggaggatgaaaTTATGGAGACGGACATGCCGAACATGAATTCTTTTCACGGTCGAAAAGCCACTCAGGGGTGTCAATTCACGTTTGCCATGCCTCGGAGCGGGCCTTCTCGACCAAGTCCTCTTCCGCAAGCGCAGAGCACACCAAATCCACCGACAGTTGCGAACAACGTTGCTCCTCTCACAGATCCCCGACTAAGGctctttcaatttcaatacGACACTTACACCCGTGAACATCTGTCTGCACTGGTGGATTCAATTGCCATTAACACCCCCTCTGGCACTGGAACTGGCACAACTGCCACTCCGACGAGCTTCAACAATGGGTTGTCTCGTGTTTCTGAAGTGACTGGTACAGCTGCCAACATGTCTCACATGCGCAGTACGAAGCGTATTAAACTCAGCCCTTCTAGCGACCTCTATGGCGGTAGCCCTCCCCAAGCGACCATCGCGCGTCCGAAAATCTATGGTAAAGATTATGTCGGAGAATCTCTCTCCCTCATGCAAAAAATCAAGCAAGCCCGCGACTATTCGACAATCTCTACGGTCGCGAGTACTCAGACGAATTCGCCTTCCGTCGTAGAGGAAGAGTCCGCGAAAAAGAAATCGGACCGCTATCTGAACTtgaaacaacaacaacaaccttctG GATCCCAACGAAAACCTTCATTTCTTGCTGTGCCGGAACAAACTAGCAGTAATCCATCATCGTCTGGAACAGCTTCTCAATCTACTTCttattcatcatcatcataccGCCAGAAAGCTGCAGCTCTCATGGACCAAATTAAGAGCGATGTAAAGCGGCAGAAACGCATCTTTTCAGGGGACACAGAAACCTCGCATGTTACCACACATGTGGAAGACAGTGATACTTCTATTATGGCGAGCGTCAAGAGCGTAAGCGATATTAAGGAAAACTCTCGCCATTCACACCGGCGAACGTCCTCTCTGAAAAAGAATTTAATCTCGCGGGCGAGTCCACgtaaacaaggaaaacaaaacataGAAGATACCGATATAGCGCATAATCTTTCCCGTTTATCTattcaacagcaacaaccacaacaacagcaTCCCATTGTCAACGTCACTCTAATACCAGCATCGcaatctgtattaccatcTAATATACCTCACGAAATTGGCCAAGATGGCCAACAACGCGCACCGCCTCCATCGAGTTTGGCACCACCCTCATATCCCTCAAATTCAGTTCGATTATCAACCAATGAAGACATGAATAGATTTGTATCATCAAGCACTACCGCGTCGGGCACGACTATTACCGCGGGTAGCGCGCCATCATTTGTGAAGCACGCTGGACCTGCTCACATCCGCACCATCGCGCCAACTGACTTGCCATCACTCCCAGAGAGATTTGGTGATATGTTGTTTGACAAGGTCATGATGCGATGGGTCAAAAACACGGCTCAGGCAACGATGGATCCCGAGAAAGCAATAAATCAGACAGAAGAGCTTAGTGACGATCCGTTTGGTGACATTGAGAGTTTGCGCGATGATTCGAGGCCGGCGGAGGGAAATACGCAACCTGCTGCGTCTCCCAGCCCAGAGCCACAGCAAGAGGAAGAACAATTTGAGcacgcagaagaagaagaaggggcTAACGAGGACGAAGGTCCTGTGGTGGTCAGCGCTGGCGCAGGGGTTGGTGAAATGAGCAGGATCTCAGAACACTCTGAGGTGGAAGATGCAGAGGAACTGGAACTGTCCAACTTTTCGACAGATGCGTCTGTGCAATCTGCGCATATAGTGCATTTGATGACAGGCGTGGACACGGCTGAGTATGAGGATGAGACGTCAGACTCGGAAGACGACCATGATCTGCATACGGCGACGCAGAGAGCAGAGATCAATGATGCGGAATTTGACTCGGAATATGAGGATTCGCCGTCGCGGAACAATCGTACTGTTGATGTATTGTCGCCGCCGCGTAGAGTGCCTTCCGTGTCCGCCCCCGCCTCCGCTTCGGTACCCGGCCCGCTTCATccagagcagcagcagcaacagcagcaacaattCCTCACTGTACAGACAGTGCAGGTGCATGCGGTGACGTCGTTCAGTACGCCGAGCCGTGGGCATTCCAGCCTGATGGCGGGCACACCGGTCATAAAATCTGCGATGAAGAGCAACAGCGTGACGCCAACTTCTGCACTGAAGAATGGATCGTATCGGCATAACTATCAAACTCCAGATCACAAGAAGGCGCACCACAGGTCAGTTAGCTTTTCTGACGGAAAACGGGAAGGTCCAATTCAAG GCATTGGTGCTTCTGGTGGAGGGCCCCAGTCAGTCCGGTCAAAGCGCATAGCCGACTTGATGGACGCGTTAGAGTACTCTG ATTTGGACGAGGAGGATTCGCCTTCAAAAGTGAGCAGCTCTGGGCGACCAGAAGAGCTCCAGCCGTTAGGCTCTCGACAGCAGCGCGCTAGCGCGACATCGGGCAGCATTTCGCCTGCTAGTAATGTGGGTGGAGCGACGTCTCCACGGCGTGCGTTTTCGAGGACGTACAGCAacgccagcagcagcagtaatAAACAGCGTGCACAATCGTCGCCTGGAAGGCAGCAGAGCTTCGCGAAGGCGAATGGGACATTCCTGACAGAATGCTCGTTTGGTGTCGCGCATGATAGGCTGGTAGAGGTGATTACTGACGTGCAGCCGTTCGAACCTCATTGGGAGGAACTCGCGTCAATAGACTTGTCAGGCGCCAAACTGGAGAGTGTCGCACGGCTAAAGGAGTTCCTGCCCCGCCTTGACGCGCTTAGCCT GAATAATAATGAGTTGGCTTGGCTGAGTGGGATTCCGGGGACTGTTAGGACGTTATCTGTCGCTCATAATTT TCACCTGCTCAATCTGGAGAATCTTGACATTAGCAATAATGAAGTGGAATCCCTGCGTC AGTTGGAATGTTTGCGGCACCTGCGCGAGCTCCGGGCCGATGGAAATAAGATAACGAGCGCGGATGGGTTACAACGCATGGATGGGCTAGTGAAGCTTAGCCTTCAAGGGAATGTGATCGAGCGTATTGATTTTGGGCAGTATCGATG GAGCCGACTGGAGATGCTGAACATCAGTCACAATTGCCTTGATAGGATGCAAGGACTATCATCATTGCAATCGCTGATTGCATTAAACGCAG ATATGAACAAGCTGGGTGAACTAGAAGTGAGCGGGACGATGGGACGACTTAGGATTCTTCGCGTTAGTGGGAATCGGCTGAAAAATCTGGATGTTGGGAGGATGATGAACCTTCGCACGCTCTATGCGGATAACAACGGGCTTGCGGGTCTCGTAAAAGTGGATCGCCTGACTAAACTGGAGAACTTGAGTGTGCGGAATCAGA GTAATCCGCTGAAATCTGATTTCATGGTGGAACCGTGCTACAATTTGGTCTATTTGGAGCTTGCAGGCTGCAGACTGACCGCGCTGCCCGAGGGGATGGCGAGACTGCTGCCTAATCTAAGGGTGCTGAATCTGAACTACAACTTCCTGGAAGATGTTCGGGCCCTGGAAGGACTCACGAGGCTGAAGAAACTGACGATAATTGGGTCCCGATTGAAGAACAGCAAGCCTCTGATCCGTCTGGCACAGAAGATGCCGGAGGCGGAGATGCTAGACTTTCG GATGAACCCATGTACACTGGGATGGTACCTTCCTGTGCTGATGTCGGAGGGCGGGGGGGCAGTGTCGGAGGGCGGGAGGGGAGGGGCGGGATGGCAGGAACTGGACAGCGCATTCCGACGGGATCTGCCGGATGGAGCATATATCGGGCGGCTCGCGTACCGAGGGCTGATTATGGAATCGTGCGCTGGTTTGGTTCAGCTGGACGGAGTGCGGGTGAGCTGGAAAGAGCGGCGAAAGGCAGGACAGCTATTGGAGGGTATTCTTGGACGGAAACGAACTGG CGCCAAAGACTCTGAGTTTATAACTGACATTTCGCCCTCCGTCACTCCGCCCATCCT ACTCCTACTCTTGCTTACAACCGCCCCGCCTCCCAGGCCCGACTCGCTCGACTACGACTCGCGCCGCATGTCCAGCTCGGCCGCGTCGACCGCGGACAccgacagcagcagcatcctCTCCCGCCCAGAAAAGCGCTCACTCACTCCCGCCGACGACCCCCAGCCAAAGAAACAGCGCGCGTCGGGCGATCCTCCAGCATGGGACATCGATTCCGCATCGAGCACCCATTCCTATGAAAAACACTCCCCCGACGCCGCCCTCGACCATGCCAAGGTCCAGCTGCCGTCCATCTCCACCACCTTTGAGGACTCGTACCGCCACGATGTCCGCCGCGCGTCTCTCCCCACTCTCCGCCATGCCCCGTATCCCCCAACCAGTCTCCGCCAAAACTACACCCACGCGCCAGGCACCCAGTCCAGTCTCTCCTCCTACACCTTCCCCGCACCCGCAGACGACCACCAGGACCGTCGTCCCCGCGTCTCTACAGACGTGCCATTTGGCGGAAGCGCGTCTTATGACCAGTATCCCAGCTCCGGGTTGTCTACAGGCACAACGCCGTCGAGCTCGTTTTCGCACTTTAACGAGGTGCGCACGCCAGGGCTCTCTCCGTATTCCGAGTCGGAGAGCTGGAATCCCTCGCCGTCGGGCATTGTACGGCCCAGCTCTACTCCAGGACAGCTATCAAGTCCGGCCGTAAAATATGATGACGGGTTACGCCATGCCTCGTTTAGCGCGCCCATGTCCCAGGCACACATGTTTGGTTCGGCTCGCATATCGGGTCAGCACGATCGTAGGTCCATGTCTGGCATAAAGGGCGACTGGTCTTTCCCAAACCAAGACTTTGTTCTCCCCTCTGGAAATCAGCAATACTCTCCCTCACTTGGTCCTGCTGCTCCCAACATCTCCGTATCCTCTCCATCTCGCTCACCGCCCTCAATGCCCTCCTCTGCCCTCGTCGACCGCCCCACCCGCAAGCGCGGCAAGCTCCCCAAGGAGACCACCGACTATCTCAAGGCCTGGCTCCATCGCCACTCTGACCACCCTTACCCcagcgaggaggagaaaaaacAGCTCTGCCATGCCACTGGCCTCAGCATGAGCCAAGTTTCCAACTGGATGATCAAC GCTCGTCGTCGCATCCTTGCCCCTGCTCACCGTGCAGCATCTGGGCCCACTACCACCGCGCCATTTCCCCCCTCGGGACGTAGCGCTTCTCTCTCTGGGCTCCTCGACCCCATGGGTCGCCGGGCGTCTATGCCTGCCGCTGACGCCCTCCAGCTCTACCACCCCATGACTCTTCAGTCTATGCCCAATAGCCCCAACGGCCACCACCACTCTTCTGACTACAGCTCGCGCCACATGATGGGCATGTCCTCTTCCAGGTCTACCCACCATctcggcggcggtggcggcatGTACGACTCCCATAGCAGCAGCCGCCATATGGGGCTGTACAGCCAGGGCGGCTCCCATAGCTCAGGCGGCGCTCACACGCAGTCGTCAGGGTATGGCATGTCCTCGGACGTCCCTCTCTCGGCGCCACCGTCACTGTCGGGCAACCCCTTCTCGTCGCACGGCGGCTCCCATGGCTCTTCAGGCCAGGGCATGTACCCTTCTCTCCTCCCTAGCCCCCGCTCTTCCAGCCAGCAGCAGTACTTCAACGACGCACCCTCCCACTCGGGATGA